One Helicoverpa armigera isolate CAAS_96S chromosome 12, ASM3070526v1, whole genome shotgun sequence DNA window includes the following coding sequences:
- the LOC110374335 gene encoding acid sphingomyelinase-like phosphodiesterase 3a, with the protein MNLSNFVVYITSLLWLNLTDAKIGYFWHITDLHYDPFHNSPELHRGCRHNRGNSEHSHRNGRHRDHTCDSSWPLIQSAAALMAERHPDTLEFVLWTGDILSSSMEHLSEDIKLEAVRNVTDILSRTFSSQFVFPALGHNDPVPSKRLVDMWMQWLPTEALQTFETSGYYTIEQSHSRLRIVVLNSVLWSGGAARTDGPHRSRQQWEWLEQVLSKARRRNEMVYLVAHAGPGVEERHNAGSSSAAGGGELTPTANARLVHVIRAFSDVIAGQFYGHRHADTFRLIYSEGRPVSWALLAPSVTPRGAGSTSNPGLRLYKFDSNTGKVLDYTQYYLDVNNIRGEAHWAIEYNLTQYYGLREVSPASLDALAERIRNHHDRSVFAKYLTALRVRHAADVAECDSACVHVHFCAITRADYHEFRACVRNPASALASRAAHNSAAILLYAILILLKS; encoded by the exons ATGAATCTAAGTAACTTCGTCGTGTACATCACTAGCCTGCTGTGGCTGAACCTCACTGATGCTAAGATTG GATATTTCTGGCACATCACAGATCTTCATTATGACCCGTTTCACAACTCCCCGGAGCTCCATAGAG GCTGTCGACACAACAGAGGCAACAGCGAGCACAGTCACCGCAACGGCAGACATCGGGACCACACGTGCGACAGCTCCTGGCCTCTGATACAGAGTGCCGCCGCACTCATGGCGGAGAGGCATCCTGATACCTTGGAGTTTGTGCTTTGGACTGG GGACATCCTCTCGTCTTCAATGGAGCACCTCAGCGAGGATATAAAGCTGGAAGCCGTGAGGAACGTCACAGACATTCTGAGCAGGACATTCAGCAGTCAGTTCGTGTTCCCAGCACTGGGACACAACGATCCTGTACCTTCTAAGAGACTGGTCGACATGTGGATGCAGTGGTTGCCCACTGAGGCACTTCAGACTTTTGAAACTA GTGGATATTACACAATAGAGCAGTCCCACAGTAGGTTGAGGATCGTGGTACTGAACAGCGTGTTATGGTCTGGTGGAGCCGCCAGGACTGATGGCCCTCACAGGAGCAGACAGCAATGGGAGTGGTTGGAACAGGTCCTCAGTAAAGCTAGAAGAAGAAATGAAATG GTCTACCTAGTAGCTCATGCTGGACCAGGAGTGGAAGAACGGCATAATGCCGGCAGTTCTTCGGCAGCTGGTGGTGGAGAACTGACTCCTACTGCCAACGCGAGGCTGGTGCATGTCATCAGAGCGTTCAGCGATGTGATCGCTGGGCAGTTCTATGGTCATCGACACGCTGATACTTTCAGACTTATTTATAGTGAGG GGCGACCAGTATCTTGGGCGTTGTTAGCCCCATCAGTCACTCCCAGAGGCGCTGGAAGCACTTCAAATCCAGGACTAAGACTTTATAAATTCGACTCTAATACCGGAAAG gtttTGGATTACACACAGTATTACTTAGATGTAAATAACATTAGAGGGGAGGCCCACTGGGCGATAGAGTACAACCTAACTCAATACTATGGACTGAGAGAAGTGAGCCCGGCTTCACTCGACGCTTTGGCGGAGAGGATACGCAATCATCACGATAGGAGCGTGTTTGCTAA GTACCTAACAGCACTCCGCGTCCGTCACGCAGCAGATGTAGCAGAGTGCGACTCAGCGTGCGTACACGTCCACTTCTGTGCGATAACCCGCGCCGACTACCACGAGTTTCGCGCCTGCGTCCGCAACCCGGCGTCGGCGCTAGCGTCGCGGGCCGCGCACAACTCCGCCGCCATCTTACTATACGCCATCTTGATTTTACTAAAATCGTAA